From Coffea arabica cultivar ET-39 chromosome 10e, Coffea Arabica ET-39 HiFi, whole genome shotgun sequence, one genomic window encodes:
- the LOC113711316 gene encoding uncharacterized protein: protein MVPRPTYPYGMPAWYNQQAVCAYHSGAPGHSTLDCKALKHKVQDMIEAGEIVIRKREAQGPNVNRNPLPEHANTIGVILDDAEYGELAQKLAREAEVFGVTDRPFIIEDEPFEEDKRPFILDLTPAESEALEPVVIEFPGQEPVLSLQQVPWNYNESVIQIGGKSVAKEEVSVVTRSGRIASPFGATVPIQTNRPEQPAKPTITEKEALDFLKRLQRSEYNMVEKLSKSPVQISMLDLLFSSDMHRDALLEVLTKAQIPKDISVANFSHMVGNVLFTKQITFSDDELPAEGIGHNRALYIAVRCNGKILSKVLIDNGSALNICPWSTLEKLGLQDIKLRPSGTIVRGFDGAQREPIGEVDLVIEMGSAQFQIACQVMHFPSVYNILLGRPWIHKSGAVPSSLHQLLKFIVNDKLITIFAEEDCLVIADSGSEEDGSQNATVTPHSTADIVSVSWITKEERALSMASVMMAKEMIHGGYEFDKGLGRDLQGILKPVEVVEKKDSFGLVFRPTARDIKEMKERKRAEKEGMQKALDIPPLRYTFPRPTEVITSEIDPVDGIETSLAQLFVGATFEDSVPDEAEFPHIPEGSISNWTAEFLPIRKEFR, encoded by the coding sequence ATGGTACCCCGTCCTACCTATCCATATGGCATGCCCGCTTGGTATAACCAGCAAGCTGTCTGCgcttatcattcaggggcacCCGGACATTCAACTTTGGATTGCAAGGCTCTTAAGCATAAAgttcaagatatgattgaagCTGGAGAGATTGTAATTAGGAAAAGGGAGGCACAAGGGCCGAATGTAAATAGGAATCCCTTACCTGAACACGCTAATACCATTGGGGTCATTCTGGACGACGCAGAGTATGGCGAACTAGCCCAAAAATTGGCAAGGGAAGCTGAGgtgtttggggtcacagacCGACCATTCATAATAGAAGATGAACCGTTTGAGGAGGATAAAAGACCTTTCATTTTGGATCTCACTCCAGCTGAGAGCGAGGCTTTGGAGCCAGTAGTCATCGAATTCCCAGGGCAGGAGCCTGTTCTGAGTTTGCAGCAAGTGCCATGGAATTACAATGAATCTGTCATACAAATTGGAGGAAAGTCAGTTGCCAAAGAGGAGGTGTCAGTGGTCACTAGATCAGGGAGGATTGCAAGTCCGTTTGGAGCTACCGTTCCGATTCAAACAAACAGGCCCGAGCAGCCCGCTAAACCAACAATTACTGAGAAAGAAGCCTTGGATTTTCTTAAAAGGCTCCAAAGAAGTGAATATAATATGGTCGAGAAGCTAAGCAAGTCGCCCGTCCAAATATCCATGTTGGATCTGCTTTTTTCTTCAGATATGCATAGGGACGCGTTGCTCGAAGTATTGACCAAAGCTCAAATCCCTAAGGACATTTCGGTTGCTAATTTCTCACACATGGTTGGGAACGtgttatttacaaaacaaatcactttctctGATGATGAATTACCGGCggaaggcattggacataacaGGGCTCTGTACATAGCTGTGAGGTGCAATGGGAAGATTTTGTCAAAGGTGTTGATTGACAATGGATCTGcgcttaatatctgtccttggagtaccttaGAAAAGTTAGGATTGCAAGATATCAAGTTGAGGCCTTCGGGGACCATTGTTAGAGGTTTTGATGGAGCACAAAGAGAGCCTATAGGAGAAGTGGATTTAGTCATCGAGATGGGGTCCGCACAGTTTCAAATAGCTTGCCAAGTCATGCATTTTCCTAGTGTTTACAATATTTTGCTTGGAAGGCCATGGATTCATAAGTCCGGAGCTGTGCCCTCTTCATTGCATCAATTGTTGAAATTCATAGTAAATGACAAATTGATAACTATCTTTGCTGAGGAGGATTGCCTCGTGATTGCTGATTCTGGGTCCGAAGAAGATGGTAGCCAAAACGCCACAGTGACCCCTCATAGCACAGCTGATATCgtctccgtaagttggataACAAAAGAGGAACGAGCTTTGTCAATggccagtgtcatgatggctaaggaaatgatcCACGGAGGATATGAGTTTGACAAAGGGTTGGGACGTGATTTGCAAGGAATTCTGAAGCCAGTGGAAGTCGTGGAGAAAAAGGATTCATTCGGCTTGGTTTTCCGACCAACCGCTAGAGACatcaaagaaatgaaggaacgcAAGAGAGCAGAGAAGGAAGGCATGCAAAAGGCCCTTGATATTCCACCACTGCGCTATACTTTTCCACGACCAACCGAGGTGATCACATCAGAGATTGATCCAGTTGACGGAATCGAAActagtttggcccaattgttcgttggggcGACATTTGAAGACAGTGTCCCAGATGAGGCCGAGTTTCCCCACATccctgaaggatcaatttccaattggacagccgagtttCTGCCCattcggaaggagtttcggtaa